The following coding sequences are from one Peromyscus eremicus chromosome X, PerEre_H2_v1, whole genome shotgun sequence window:
- the LOC131899017 gene encoding small integral membrane protein 10-like protein 2A, with amino-acid sequence MAVTTALSAAAAAAALSGLAMRLSRWAATRGSYSAFCKGLTRTLLTFFDLAWRLRVNFPYFYMVASVMLNVRLQVRIE; translated from the coding sequence ATGGCGGTGACTACAGCCTTGTCTGCTGCTGCAGCGGCTGCGGCCCTATCAGGCCTGGCAATGCGACTGTCGCGTTGGGCGGCGACACGCGGCTCCTACAGCGCCTTCTGCAAGGGGCTCACGCGCACGCTGCTCACCTTCTTCGACCTGGCCTGGCGGCTGCGCGTGAACTTCCCTTACTTCTACATGGTGGCCTCGGTGATGCTCAATGTCCGCCTGCAGGTGCGGATCGAGTGA